The Chryseobacterium oranimense genome contains the following window.
CAAATTGTTTTAAATATTCACTTTTATGAATGTCTAAACTTTTCATTTCTATTTTTCTAAATTAGAAGTTAGATATTAGATGCTAGAATTTAGTCTAAGTTAACTTCAATTATAATTTTAAACTTTCTTTTAATGAGTAAATCATTTTCTGAATTTCAGTCAAAAGTTCTTTTATGGGAGCTATTTTAGCATCAGAAATAAAATTAAGATCTACCAGCAACTGTAACTGGGTTTGCAATTCATAGGTAGAACCAAATGCAATTCCAAGAAATTGATAGAACTCTTTTTTGTTATTTCTTCCAGCTCCTTCAGCAATATTAGATGGTATTGAAACTACACATCTCTTAATCTGGGATACTA
Protein-coding sequences here:
- a CDS encoding four helix bundle protein, with the translated sequence MNSHRIEDLKVWKKSMTLVKEVYLVSTELPVEEKFGLVSQIKRCVVSIPSNIAEGAGRNNKKEFYQFLGIAFGSTYELQTQLQLLVDLNFISDAKIAPIKELLTEIQKMIYSLKESLKL